From the Arctopsyche grandis isolate Sample6627 chromosome 11, ASM5162203v2, whole genome shotgun sequence genome, one window contains:
- the LOC143918802 gene encoding juvenile hormone esterase-like, protein MADPIVKIAQGELRGVAVTNSSGTKYCSFLGIPYAEPPIGKLRFKDPVPAKPWSGIRDAVKEGDFAAQFDLFSGVVSGSEDCLFANVHTPQLPTGQNDLLPVMVNIHGGGFVNGNGNNDNCGPEYLVEEGVVLVNFNYRLSIFGYLCTDAVNAHGDMGLKDQNMLLQWVQQNIKQFNGDPNNVTLFGISAGSASVEYQMLSPYSKGLFHKVILQSGSTLNTWARTRDGVAKARTLAESLGYKLDSKETVFEYLNKVNTEDLIKGCMIIINEASTREGEIFAFTPVINELKDYDGFIKGEPLELLKSGSFVKVPAMSGICEREGMMMPGLFYKDAIKAALDDGKYIECIPKYLNKQMKDLDSKLRSIYSVDGNINDDTIIEFLGDLTMNAGTWISLEQRLKYNKNNEYLYLFAYDGNMNFVKKLLQKDFPGACHGDDTTYLFTHLAINPDDALPSDLAVKCRMTKMWTNFAKSGDPTPKLSSIINEKWTPTSSPNFRYLKISAELKMAENLLPERKQLWRELYTAS, encoded by the exons ATGGCCGACCCAATTGTGAAAATTGCGCAAGGTGAGCTGAGAGGAGTGGCAGTGACTAATTCCAGCGGTACGAAATATTGCAGCTTCTTGGGAATCCCTTATGCAGAACCACCGATTGGGAAGCTCAGGTTCaag GACCCAGTACCAGCCAAACCATGGAGTGGCATAAGGGATGCTGTCAAAGAAGGAGATTTCGCTGCACAATTTGACCTATTTTCGGGAGTGGTATCGGGCAGTGAAGATTGCCTGTTCGCCAATGTACACACACCTCAGTTGCCAACAGGTCAAAATGACTTGCTACCAGTTATGGTCAACATACATGGTGGTGGCTTTGTCAACGGCAACGGCAACAACGATAACTGCGGACCTGAATACCTGGTCGAGGAAGGAGTCGTTTTGGTCAACTTCAATTACCGTCTCAGCATCTTCGGCTATCTGTGCACGGATGCTGTGAACGCACACGGGGACATGGGTCTCAAAGACCAGAACATGCTCTTGCAGTGGGTACAGCAAAACATCAAGCAATTCAATGGAGATCCCAATAACGTTACCCTATTCGGAATAAGCGCTGGATCTGCTTCGGTAGAGTACCAAATGCTATCGCCGTACTCCAAAGGACTATTCCACAAAGTCATACTGCAATCAGGATCTACTTTAAATACTTGGGCGAGGACTAGAGACGGTGTCGCCAAGGCACGGACTCTAGCTGAATCCTTGGGATACAAACTAGACTCAAAAGAAACTGTATTCGAGTACTTGAATAAAGTAAACACTGAAGATTTGATAAAAGGGTGTATGATAATCATCAATGAAGCAAGTACACGCGAAGGAGAAATATTTGCATTCACTCCGGTGATTAACGAGCTCAAAGATTACGATGGTTTTATTAAAGGGGAGCCGCTAGAGTTGCTGAAAAGTGGTTCCTTCGTAAAAGTACCGGCTATGTCTGGAATCTGCGAAAGAGAAGGGATGATGATGCCTGGATTATTCTACAAGGATGCTATCAAAGCCGCCTTGGATGATGGAAAATACATAGAATGCATTCCCAAGTACCTAAATAAGCAAATGAAAGACTTGGACAGTAAATTGAGAAGCATTTACAGCGTTGATGGAAATATCAATGATGACACAATTATAGAATTTCTAGGCGACTTGACTATGAATGCCGGAACGTGGATTTCCTTGGAACAAAGATTaaagtacaataaaaataacgagtatctatatttatttgctTACGATGGAAATATGAACTTTGTTAAGAAACTGCTGCAGAAAGACTTTCCAGGAGCTTGTCATGGAGATGATACTACTTATCTGTTCACCCATTTGGCTATTAATCCCGATGATGCACTGCCTAGCGATTTGGCTGTCAAATGTCGCATGACCAAAATGTGGACCAATTTCGCCAAATCAGG agatCCAACTCCAAAGTTGTCAAGTATAATCAACGAAAAATGGACACCAACTTCGTCGCCCAATttcagatatttaaaaataagtgcAGAATTGAAAATGGCCGAAAATCTGCTACCAGAAAGAAAACAACTATGGAGGGAACTTTACACGGcttcataa